From Paenibacillus sp. PK3_47, the proteins below share one genomic window:
- the queG gene encoding tRNA epoxyqueuosine(34) reductase QueG, with protein sequence MNMNTQSPYAPPPSKWDNLKAEIKAAAAELGIDDIGFTTADPFLYLKNILQEHRDNGYESGFEEPDLEKRTVPALKNGVPQSIISIAVAYPSKMENPPKSEPGARRGILARASWGRDYHHVLREALAKLEIFIRERVPDAVMESMVDTGVLVDRAVAERSGIGFSGKNCSIISPKWGSWIYLGEMVTSIPFPPDAPVEEGCGDCTKCIDACPTGALVGPGQLNAQACISYLTQTKGFLSDEYMTKIGNRLYGCDTCQIVCPKNRGKSWNHRPELQPDPEVVKPLLLPILELSNREFKEKFGTSSAAWRGKKPIQRNAVIALGNFKEAAAVPKLTEIVLREPRPEMRGAAAWALGRIGGADALAALKRSLQGEEDTEVRELAQAALEKLEKLEQQGEQDKQSKLLQAEGDGQA encoded by the coding sequence ATGAACATGAACACTCAGTCACCCTACGCTCCCCCGCCTTCCAAGTGGGACAATCTCAAAGCTGAAATCAAGGCTGCGGCAGCAGAGCTGGGTATTGACGATATCGGCTTTACAACGGCAGATCCTTTTCTATATTTGAAGAACATCCTTCAGGAGCACAGGGATAACGGGTATGAATCCGGTTTTGAGGAGCCTGATCTGGAGAAAAGAACAGTTCCGGCCCTGAAGAACGGAGTGCCGCAGTCGATCATTTCCATTGCGGTAGCCTATCCGTCCAAAATGGAGAACCCGCCCAAATCCGAACCGGGTGCACGGCGCGGCATTCTGGCCAGGGCTTCGTGGGGCAGAGACTATCATCATGTGCTGCGAGAAGCACTGGCAAAGCTTGAGATTTTCATCCGTGAGCGGGTTCCGGATGCAGTGATGGAGAGTATGGTTGATACCGGCGTACTGGTGGACAGAGCGGTGGCAGAGCGTTCCGGAATCGGCTTCAGCGGCAAGAACTGCTCCATTATTTCGCCCAAATGGGGCTCCTGGATCTATCTCGGGGAGATGGTCACAAGTATCCCGTTTCCCCCGGATGCACCGGTAGAGGAGGGCTGCGGGGATTGCACCAAGTGTATTGATGCTTGTCCCACCGGAGCGCTTGTAGGTCCGGGGCAGCTTAATGCCCAGGCCTGTATCTCGTATCTGACGCAGACCAAGGGCTTTTTAAGCGATGAATATATGACCAAGATCGGCAACCGGCTGTACGGCTGTGATACGTGCCAGATTGTCTGCCCGAAGAACCGCGGGAAGAGCTGGAACCACCGTCCGGAGCTTCAGCCGGATCCGGAGGTTGTCAAACCGCTGCTGCTGCCCATCCTGGAGCTCAGCAACCGCGAGTTCAAGGAGAAATTCGGCACAAGCTCGGCAGCCTGGCGGGGCAAAAAGCCGATCCAGCGCAATGCAGTGATCGCGCTCGGCAATTTCAAGGAAGCTGCGGCAGTTCCGAAGCTGACAGAGATTGTGCTGCGGGAACCCCGTCCGGAAATGCGCGGCGCTGCAGCCTGGGCGCTCGGCCGGATCGGCGGCGCGGATGCGCTTGCGGCGCTTAAGCGTTCCTTGCAGGGAGAAGAGGATACTGAGGTAAGGGAGCTGGCACAGGCTGCGCTGGAGAAGCTGGAGAAGCTGGAGCAGCAGGGTGAGCAGGACAAGCAGAGCAAGCTGTTACAGGCGGAAGGAGACGGACAGGCGTGA